Genomic window (Salvelinus namaycush isolate Seneca chromosome 10, SaNama_1.0, whole genome shotgun sequence):
CTAGACCAGAGGCTGGACCAGAGGCTGGACCGGAGGCTGGACTGGAGGCTGGACTGGAGGCTGGACCAGAGGCTGGACCAGAGGCTAGACCAGAGGCTAGACCGGAGGCTGGACCGGAGGCTGGACCGGAGGCTGGACCAGAGGCTGGACCAGAGGCTGGGTATATTGGGCCTGGGGCTGGAGTATAGGGCCTGAGGTCTAGGTCTGGGGCTGGGGTATGGGGCTGGGGTATTGGGCCTGAGgtctggggtatagggctgggtcCGGGCCTAGGGGGGTCAGTGGTGGGCCAGTCAGTCAGGGAGTCCTGGAAGTGTGAAATACCAAGAGCCTTGACCTGCTGGAAAGGCAAAATTTGGTGAGGGAGAAGGAGCATTTCAGTAAGAGAGGGAGTATTTGTGGGAGATGACTTCACGGCTGAGGCTTGGCAGTGATAGCAGTGGAGAGCCACGATTGTTATGAGTGCGTTCAGTTGATGGAATTCATCCGGTCCACGTCCTCAGTCCTCAGCTTGGGAGGGCTAAACATAGTATGACTGCAGACTATGcaaggcacacacacatgcacgcaaggacacacacacacacagacactcgcACGCAAACACGCACACTGGCTGCCACATTCGGGTGCCATCATCCATACTGTATCCAAACCATGACTCAGTATCAGGCCAGACATGGTGACATGACAATAGAGTCACAGCCTGCTCTAATAACAAATTCCCAGTTTGGTCTGTTGACAACACAACATACTAACCTTATCCCTGCTCATCTCATCACCACTACTTCAATATCAAGATTAGGGGTGCGTTCACAAAAGCTCATCCCAAGGGAATCCAGCCAGCAGGCATGTAATATAATTAGATTAGAGCTACATTCACAACAACAACCCCgttaagttcattagagctacGTTCACAACAACAACCCCgttaagttcattagagctacGTTCACAACAACAACCCCgttaagttcattagagctacGTTCACAACAACAACCCCgttaagttcattagagctacGTTCACAACAACAACCCCgttaagttcattagagctacGTTCACAACAACAACCCCgttaagttcattagagctacGTTCACAACAACAACCCCgttaagttcattagagctacGTTCACAACAACAACCCCgttaagttcattagagctacGTTCACAACAACAACCCCgttaagttcattagagctacGTTCACAACAACAACCCCgttaagttcattagagctacGTTCACAACAACAACCCCgttaagttcattagagctacGTTCACAACAACAACCCCgttaagttcattagagctacGTTCACAACAACAACCCCgttaagttcattagagctacGTTCACAACAACAACCCCgttaagttcattagagctacGTTCACAACAACAACCCCgttaagttcattagagctacGTTCACAACAACAACCCCgttaagttcattagagctacGTTCACAACAACAACCCCgttaagttcattagagctacGTTCACAACAACAACCCCgttaagttcattagagctacGTTCACAACAACAACCCCgttaagttcattagagctacGTTCACAACAACAACCCCgttaagttcattagagctacGTTCACAACAACAACCCCgttaagttcattagagctacGTTCACAACAACAACCCCgttaagttcattagagctacGTTCACAACAACAACCCCgttaagttcattagagctacGTTCACAACAACAACCCCgttaagttcattagagctacGTTCACAACAACAACCCCgttaagttcattagagctacGTTCACAACAACAACCCCgttaagttcattagagctacGTTCACAACAACAACCCCgttaagttcattagagctacGTTCACAACAACAACCCCgttaagttcattagagctacGTTCACAACAACAACCCCgttaagttcattagagctacGTTCACAACAACAACCCCgttaagttcattagagctacGTTCACAACAACAACCCCgttaagttcattagagctacGTTCACAACAACAACCCCgttaagttcattagagctacGTTCACAACAACAACCCCgttaagttcattagagctacGTTCACAACAACAACCCCgttaagttcattagagctacGTTCACAACAACAACCCCgttaagttcattagagctacGTTCACAACAACAACCCCgttaagttcattagagctacGTTCACAACAACAACCCCgttaagttcattagagctacGTTCACAACAACAACCCCgttaagttcattagagctacGTTCACAACAACAACCCCgttaagttcattagagctacGTTCACAACAACAACCCCgttaagttcattagagctacGTTCACAACAACAACCCCgttaagttcattagagctacGTTCACAACAACAACCCCgttaagttcattagagctacGTTCACAACAACAACCCCgttaagttcattagagctacGTTCACAACAATAGCAACCCATTTGCATTCGTTACAATAGCATTCACAACCACCCCTTTACGTTTATTACACCTACATTCACCAGTCACTTTCACCCTGAGCAGAACATTACCTAATTGAAAATCTGATCTCAGACATTCATTAAAGTATTTTATAACCACAGCTAATTGCATGTTGGAGAGGGGGTGATGTAATGTGTAATTACAACACTGTGAGACACTGTCATTAACTCATGCTAAtgacccttctctctctctttctcttcagtAGCTAATTTAACAAGCTAAGGGCTTGATAATAGTATGGCATCTTAATGGGGCTCCAGTCTGTATCAAATAAAAGTGTGTTGTATTAGTTAGTCGTCACCATGACCTAATAATTCATCAGCAGTGTATTTAACTAGTATGTGGATATGTTTGCCTTAGTGTGTTAAATGAGGATAACATAGGGGGGCAAATAGGGGACTAAACCTATGCAGTCTTTACACATCTCACTGATAAGAATacttgtggactacaggaagaggagCTGATGCAATtgtagcagctaatggggatccacataaagagatgcgtctgtctgtctgtctgtctgtctgtctgtctgtctgtctgtctgtctgtctgtctgtctgtctgtctgtctgtctgtctgtctgtctgtctgtctgtctgtctgtctgtctgtctgtctgtctgtctgtctgtctgtctgtctgtctgtctgtctgtctgtctgtctgtctgtctgtctgtctgtctgtctgtctgtctgtctgtctgtctgtctgtctgtggttgaCGTGTGTAGATGGTTTACTGACAGTGTTACAATCCTCTGCAGCCCTGGGCCAGTAGGGGGCGACGTCTCCCTGAGTAGGCAGATGAGGAGGAACCCTATGACTGGGAACGCCTGGCTGTCAACTCTCCGGTGCGTGTGTCTCGGGTGCGTTTGTTGTCTTGTCTGTGAGGTTTCAAAACGTGCGTGTCTGTACTGTGTGTTGACACTGAGTTGCATGCCAGCCGCAGGTACACCACTACTGTCTGTAGTTAGATGTGGTGTGTGCATGCCAGTCTTCTGGCATGGTGATGGGGAATTCCGTGTGCCTGTCCATCAGAAAATAACAGGCAGAGATTTATTTCAGCAGCCTCCGTGAATGGTATTAAGTACCAACATGTCACTGTcagtgtgtttctgtttgtgtttgtTCCCCGTCTTTTACGAAGAAGATCTGTATTCCCTATAGggagtgtgtgcttgtgttttgtttttgttttaactaCCAGAaagcctcacaaggatagtaaaacaatgaAAATTGGATAAATGGGGGATATTTCCCCAGGTCCCCACAAGAAAAATGTAGATTGAGGTTAAATATTGTATAACAGGGATTACACAGTAGATTACCTACGAACATACATTTATCAGAGGGAGATCACATTGATATCATGTGGTTTCTGCAGGCTTGTAGAAGTTTCAGTCAGAGGCAGGCATCAAAccacagggagagggagggtgatCTGGAGGTGTGTGTGAGGTGATGGTACTGAGTCAACATGTGCGATGTCCTGTCTTCCCTGTCAACTATACTGTTGCTTTATACTGAAGCAGCCATCTTCTCAATGCAGTGTGCTTACCTCACTtgtttgtattcggcgcatgtgacaaataacatttgatttgattttatatgACTTAGAGGTGAGATGAGGTCGGGTAATATGAACTCCGAAATGATCTCAATATGATGGCCAAGGGCAAAATGATAGCCGTTATTCAGCGCATCAAGTGTGAGATCTCACCTGAAAAAACCCTCCTCAATACAGAGACCTAATTCTACCACTAAGAACTTGAAGAATTTCTATCAAAAGTTTAGGTATTGCAAACTTAACTGTGCATTAAGAGATTTTTATGTGTTCCATTTATATTTTATTGAAATGCAAATTGTAACACAAGCACAAAATGATTGGGTAAATGTCAAGCCATGATGGTGGATAAATTGCAAAGCTCCTGAAAGGAGAAAGATAGTAAGCACTGTAATGTTTTCACCATTTTGTGTTTGTATAAGAATGGAAAGAATATTGTGATGGACATTTTCTATTGGACGTGCTTAAAAATACATGAGGATGGGATGGGAGAGTATATTTCAATTATGTTTTCTGCAAACACTATTAAACTAAATGTAATTAACAAGAGTTGGTGCAAAGGAAAGTAAGAACATAGTCCTATCTTGCATGACCCATACGCTCATTGGTGACTCATACCTTTAGGGCTTTCTGGGCTGGTTCGCTGGAGCCAATCACGATGAGGCCTGGTCCTCCCATGCTGCAGAAGCTCTTCAGGTGTAGACCATCAGTGACAGGGACGGTGGACACAGCGTAGTCCTGCAAACACACAACAACCCTACTGCATTACAGGGACCGTGGACATTGTCCTGCAAACACACGACAACCCTACTGCATTACAGGGACCGTGGACATTGTCCTGCAAACACACAACAACCCTACTGCATTACAGGGACCGTGGACATTGTCCTGCAAACACACAACAACCCTACTGCATTACAGGGACCGTGGACATTGTCCTGCAAACACACAACAACCCTACTGCATTACAGGGACCGTGGACATTGTCCTGCAAACACACAACAACCCTACTGCATTACAGGGACCGTGGACATTGTCCTGCAAACACACAACAACCCTACTGCATTACAGGGACCGTGGACATTGTCCTGCAAACACACAACAACCCTACTGCATTACAGGGACCGTGGACATTGTCCTGCAAACACACAACAACCCTACTGCATTACAGGGACCGTGGACATTGTCCTGCAAACACACAACAACCCTACTGCATTACAGGGACCGTGGACATTGTCCTGCAAACACACAACAACCCTACTGCATTACAGGGACCGTGGACATTGTCCTGCAAACACACAACAACCCTACTGCATTACAGGGACCGTGGACATTGTCCTGCAAACACACAACAACCCTACTGCATTACAGGGACCGTGGACATTGTCCTGCAAACACACAACAACCCTACTGCATTACAGGGACCGTGGACATTGTCCTGCAAACACACAACAACCCTACTGCATTACAGGGACCGTGGACATTGTCCTGCAAACACACAACAACCCTACTGCATTACAGGGACCGTGGACATTGTCCTGCAAACACACAACAACCCTACTGCATTACAGGGACCGTGGACATTGTCCTGCAAACACACAACAACCCTACTGCATTACAGGGACCGTGGACATTGTCCTGCAAACACACAACAACCCTACTGCATTACAGGGACCGTGGACATTGTCCTGCAAACACACGACAACCCTACTGCATTACAGGGACCGTGGACATTGTCCTGCAAACACACGACAACCCTACTGCATTACAGGGACCGTGGACATTGTCCTGCAAACACACGACAACCCTACTGCATTACAGGGACCGTGGACATTGTCCTGCAAACACACGACAACCCTACTGCATTACAGGGACCGTGGACATTGTCCTGCAAACACACAACAACCCTACTGCATTACAGGGACCATGGACATTGTCCTGCAAACACACGACAACCCTACTGCATTACAGGGACCGTGGACATTGTCCTGCAAACACACGACAACCCTACTGCATTACAGGGACCGTGGACATTGTCCTGCAAACACACGACAACCCTACTGCATTACAGGGACCGTGGACATTGTCCTGCAAACACACAAAAACCCTACTGCATTACAGGGACCGTGGACATTGTCCTGCAAACACACGACAACCCTACTGTATTACACACACTAATAATTGGACTAAACAGGCCCCAGTGGGAAAGGTAACCTAACCGGCATTGGTTGAGAGTTTGACAGATGAGTTCACCAAAGCCCTAGGCCACTGATTAGTTGAGAGTCTGAGAGGTGAGGTCACCAGAGCCCCAGGACACAGGCCCCTCCCCTCAGTCTGTAATTACAGCGGTGGTTTTTGGACCATTcttactaatcaaatcaaattgtatttgtcacatgcgccgaatacaacagatatagaccttaccgtgaaatgcttacttacaagcccttaaccaacaacgcagttcaagaaatagagttaagaaaatatttactaaataaaataaagtaaaagaATGTCATAAAATCTGAAAGTAACACAAggaaattacataacaataacgaggctatatacaaggggtaccggtaccgagtgaatgtgcggggatacaggttagttgaagtaatttgtaaagtgactatgcatagatgataaacagcgagtagtagcactgtaaaaacaaagggggggggtcaatgtaaatcgtccgtgtggccatttgattaattgttcagcagtctcacggcttgggggtagacgctgttaaggagccttttggtcctagacttggcgctccggtaccgcttcccctgtggtagcagagagaacagtccatgacttgggtgactggagtctttgacaattttttgggccttcctctgacaccgcctagtatataggtcctggatgtcaggaagattggccccagtgatgtactgggccatccgCACTACcgtctgtagcgccttacagtcagatgccgagcagttgccataccaggcggtgatgcgaccagtcaggatgctctcgatggtgcagctgtagagcttttggaggatctgaggacccatgccaaatcttttcagtctcctgagggggaaaaggtgttgtcgtgccctcttcacaactgtcttggtgtgtttggaccattacAGGCAACCacatgttgcctgtaatccatggcttctggttgcgATATATACGTAcaatcactgtggggacgacgtcgtcgatgcacttattgattaagctggtgactgaggtggtatacttctcaatgccattggatgaatcccggaacatattccagtctgtgctagcaaaacagtcctgtattgtagcatccgtgtcatctgaccacttccatattgagcgagtcactggtacttcctgctttaggttttacttgtaagcaggaatcaggaggatagaattatggtcagatttgccaaatggagggcgagagagagctttgtatgcgtctctgtgtgtggagtaaaggtggtatagagttttttttttttttttctctctggttgcacatgtgacatgctagtagaaattaggtcaaactgatttaagttcgactgcattaaagtccccggccactaggagcgccgcttctggatgagcattttcttgtttgcttatggccttatacagctcattgagtgcggtcttagtgccagcatcagtttgtggtggtaaatagatggctgcgaataatatagatgtgaactctcttggtagatagtgtggtctacagcttatcataaggtattcAACCTCAGACGAGTAATActttgagacttctttaatattagacatcacgcacCAGCAGCTTTTGACAAATAGACgcacacccccgcccctcgtcttaccagacatagctgctctgtcctgccaatgcacggagaagccagccagctctatattatccatgtcttgtttagccacgtctcggtgaaacttAAGACattacagttttaatgtcccgttggtaggatagtttTAATCGTAGCTGCCTGTTCCTCTGGCCTCGCATGCCAGACACTCCTATACGGCTTCCTGGCTGCTGCTAAGACAGAGACTGATGATGTGGTGTgatcctgctctgctctgtcataGCTGTAGTTCTAGTCGGGAGCTCCCTGGTCCATAGTTAACTTCTGAGGACCagactactgctgctgctcagacAGAGACTGATGATGTGGAGTGGCATCTTGCTCTGTTCTGACATACCATAACTACCCCATGGTTGCAGTACATTGTCCCCTGTTCCAGGGGTGGTGAGCTTCTGGAGTACGTTGTCTTCTTGTGACATGGGTTTGATTCCAATGGACATGTTATATGGAGTGTCAATGTACTGCTATGTCATATCTGAAACATCATACCTTCCCCTGTTTCTCTGGCCTGGTCCATATTAAGGGAAAAGTTAATTTGACTTACTTACTAAATGTTACTTACTTTAACCTACTTTTGCTTAAGAGTCAGCCTAGATGAAAGCAAATCTCCTCTCTGACTGGAACAAGGAACTGCATTTCCTGACAGTTTATCATGTGTGAAATTGtcctcttcctctcatcaccaaAGTCTTTCCTGCTCTCTTAACTCAACCCTCAGAGTTCATTTGAATGAATCAAAGCAAAGCAAAGTGGACCACTTAATCAAACTGTCGTCATTCCTTATCAGTGGAAAGACAGTTTAGCCCAAACAGTGATTCAAAGAGATAGCAGAAGTCAAATGCCCTCCACTGAGCTTATTGTGAGAGACATGATAAAAACGTATCATATTGTGGGGAATCTCAGCGATGTGTTCAGCTTTGAGATACATTTTGAGTGAGAAGTTCTGCTGTGCTGATTGTAATGTATGTTCATTCATTTCTAGAGAAAGTTTTCTTTATGGTGTCTGACTGATGCTGTACAATGTTGTGACCCTGAATGGGAGACAATAGCCTGGTACATTAGTCTCCCCTGCACTTtgacctcctcccctccctccgtTTCCCCCACTCAACAAGGATCATAAAGGAGAAGAAGAGATCTAACCTCTCACTCACATCTGTGGTTAATCCTGGACTGACCAGAACAGGCTGTTCAATGGTTCTAAATGTGATAAAGGAAGGAGGAAAAACGATAGTAGGGAAAAAGACCCGACTTATCAAGAATAACGAGTAAAagtgagaggctgagagagataCGATGGTGGAATTTAAATTAGTCACAGACAGGAGCAGAAAAACAGGGCAGTAAGAAACATTCAGATTATTGTTGGGGGTTGAACTCCCCAGGACCCCATGACCTTACAAGTCAGCAAAGGccttctgactgtgtgtgtgtgtgttaaggagACTGGGGTTGAATGACCCTCTTCTCCAGAGCTCTATCTACCTAGAGTATATGCACTGATCTTCCAGTCCTCTAATATCTCAGTACAGTATGTGCAGGCTTTCTCTGGTTTCTCTTTGGTACTAATTCAATCAATTCTTCTCATTAACTAATCATAGATTCCTGATACACCAGGTTTGCCAACTAATCAATGTCCTAATCAATAGCTGATTAGAATGCCCTGTGGCCCTTGAGACCCCTGAATGAGACCAGGATTACCTCACTAATGGTGGCTTGATGACACAGGAAGTCAATCTGAATAATCCCAGGGTGCACTGCTCTAGTCTGCTCTCACTCACCTTGAACGCGTCCGCCAGGATCTCAGCTCCTCTCTGATTGGTCCGTTTGGAAAGGCCCACAAAGAATTCTCTACCTGAGGAAAAACAGACGACAACCTGTGGTCAGtatggagagcgagagaaaataGAGGCataaacagatagagagagaggaggaagagacgtcaccggtcttctagccatcgccgatccatttttcattttccatttcttttgtcttgttttcccacacacctggttttcattccctcattacgtgttgtgtatttaaccctctgttcaaagtgcttgtgcacattgtTGTCTGGTGCACGACGGGTTTGTACCCATACGTTGTTATTCTGGATGCCGGTGGTTTTGTATATTAAACTGCTCTGGTTATTagccagttctgctctcctgcgtctgacttctctgccaccagttacgcaccccttacaggcTTGAACGTTTTGCTCACCACTCCAGAGCAGAGCGAATGGGCGTAGCTTCTGAGCTTTTACAAATTAGCCATTAGCGACGCCGTTGCCAAGAGGAAATGTTTCTAGCCCTGCCTGCCATGTGAAACCCATTTCAGCTGGATGAGATGGGAGGAACACACCACGGAGAGAGAGCCAACGTCTAGAAACTCAATTAAGTGTTCTTAAAACAGCGTACAGAATGAACCACACTAGATTCACAGGCAGGGCAGAACAACTGATACAGAACGTACAGAGGGAACATTATAAAGACCTCGGTTTCTCTACCTCTGCTCTCATCAGGTTTATTGTGATGTGGAACAAGGCAGCTGATGAAATgaggtggtgtgtgtttgtgtgggggaggCATCTTTTCCATTTGAGAGAACCATATTTAATCATGCATAAAAATGGTACCAGACAGCCAGTCAGTTTGTAATTTGCCATTTTAGTTCAGGTCACATCAACTACTTGACTATTCAGAATTACAACTATTCTGAACAATTTTTACTCACACCCCTGTGGTGATAGGTCATATCATTTGCATGATGAAGTGGTCATAAATATTTAGTTCACTGAATATAGCAGTTTCCATAGTGATCAATTATGGTAGTGGCAGTGGCCTTGGCAGGTAATGGTGTTTTATTGATGGGATATGGTGGTGTACCTGTAAAGAGGACGTCCCCTCCGTCCAGAGTGGCGGTCTCATCAGACATGTCAACGATGTTCAGGCCCAGCTCCTTCAGGGTCTGCCGTATGGCCGCTGtctagaaaacacaaagacacagagagacacatggttaagacacagagagacacatatggttaagacacagacagacacacatggttaagacacagagagacacacatggttaagacacagacagacacatatggttaagacacagacatacacatatggttaagacacagagacacacgcatggttaagacacagagagacacacatatggttaagacacagagagacacacacatggttaagacacagagggacacacacatggttaagacacagagagacacacacatggttaagacacagagagacacacatatggttaagacacagagagacacacacatggttaagacacagagagacacacgcatggttaagacacagagagacacacacatggttaagacacagagagacacacacatggttaagacacagagagagacacatatggttaagacacagagagagacacacatggttaagacacagagagagacacacatggttaagacacagagagacacaca
Coding sequences:
- the ddah1 gene encoding N(G),N(G)-dimethylarginine dimethylaminohydrolase 1 isoform X2; its protein translation is MSDETATLDGGDVLFTGREFFVGLSKRTNQRGAEILADAFKDYAVSTVPVTDGLHLKSFCSMGGPGLIVIGSSEPAQKALKQVKALGISHFQDSLTDWPTTDPPRPGPSPIPQTSGPIPQPHTPAPDLDLRPYTPAPGPIYPASGPASGPASGPASGPASGLASGLASGPASGPASSPASSPASGPASGPASGLASGPASSPASGPASGPASSPASGPASGPATGPASSPASGPASSPASGPASSPASGPASSPASGPASGPASSLASGPASSLASGPASGLASSPASGLASGPASGLASGPASGPASGLIRSRGAADPLNTAPPPLVPPHSAS